One genomic region from Halomicrobium zhouii encodes:
- a CDS encoding bifunctional nuclease family protein yields the protein MEHEATVEGVGIGVGDEGSGAPVVLLRARDEVVPIFVSTDQAQSMQLAIDGEPFERPLTHDLMVEMVAEFGAAIDRVRIDDLADGTFYAKIDTEQYLDDRRKEMVFDARPSDGIAISLRVDCPLIVSDEVVDAAGRSPEEFQTEEEQDDENDFKL from the coding sequence ATGGAACACGAGGCCACCGTCGAGGGCGTCGGCATCGGGGTGGGCGACGAGGGGTCGGGCGCACCGGTCGTCCTCCTGCGTGCGCGCGACGAGGTCGTCCCCATCTTCGTCAGCACCGACCAGGCCCAGTCGATGCAACTGGCGATCGACGGCGAGCCCTTCGAGCGGCCGCTCACCCACGACCTCATGGTGGAGATGGTCGCCGAGTTCGGCGCGGCCATCGACCGCGTCCGGATCGACGACCTCGCCGACGGCACCTTCTACGCGAAGATAGACACCGAACAGTACCTCGACGACCGACGCAAGGAGATGGTGTTCGACGCCCGACCCTCCGACGGCATCGCCATCTCGTTGCGGGTAGACTGCCCGCTCATCGTCTCCGACGAAGTCGTCGACGCGGCCGGCCGGTCACCCGAGGAGTTCCAGACGGAGGAGGAGCAGGACGACGAGAACGACTTCAAACTCTGA
- a CDS encoding ArsA family ATPase: protein MSDIDVEAVEDIDAPEGVEAPDYVLYGGKGGVGKTTMAAATALASARDGTATLVVSTDPAHSLSDTLETDVPGEPTRVRDDVPLYAAEIDPEAAMDEGPFGMGGDMGGLEQLLGGGGPMGGEAGPFGGGDDSAADDGPLGEDANPLSSMPGSDEAAAIRLLLEYMDDPRFDRVVIDTAPTGHTLRLLELPEAMDSMLGKILTLRERLSGMLDGLGGLFGGGDGPDTEEQMQDLEEVREQIEKLRAVLRDPNKTDFRIVLVPEELSVVESERLLSRLEGFGVPVGTIVVNRVMQDLSDVVDADVADAYVGPNLDDCEFCARRWQVQQGALQRSQDLFRGHDVKRVPLLAEEVRGEKLLRVVAACLD, encoded by the coding sequence ATGAGCGACATCGACGTGGAGGCGGTCGAGGACATCGACGCGCCGGAGGGTGTCGAGGCGCCGGACTACGTGCTCTACGGGGGGAAAGGCGGCGTGGGCAAGACGACGATGGCCGCGGCGACGGCGCTGGCCAGCGCCCGCGACGGGACGGCGACGCTGGTCGTCTCGACAGACCCGGCCCACTCGCTGTCGGACACGCTGGAGACCGACGTGCCCGGCGAACCGACGCGGGTCCGCGATGACGTTCCCCTGTACGCCGCCGAAATCGACCCCGAGGCCGCGATGGACGAGGGCCCGTTCGGGATGGGCGGCGACATGGGTGGACTCGAACAGCTACTCGGTGGCGGTGGCCCGATGGGCGGTGAGGCCGGTCCGTTCGGCGGCGGCGACGACTCCGCCGCTGACGACGGGCCCCTCGGCGAGGACGCCAACCCGCTCAGTTCGATGCCGGGGTCCGACGAGGCCGCGGCCATCCGCCTCCTGCTGGAGTACATGGACGACCCCCGATTCGACCGCGTCGTGATCGACACCGCGCCGACGGGCCACACCCTCCGCCTGCTCGAACTTCCAGAGGCGATGGACTCCATGCTCGGGAAGATCCTGACCCTGCGCGAGCGCCTCTCGGGGATGCTCGACGGCCTCGGCGGGCTGTTCGGCGGCGGCGACGGGCCAGATACGGAGGAACAGATGCAGGACCTGGAGGAAGTACGCGAACAGATAGAGAAGCTCCGGGCCGTCCTCCGGGACCCGAACAAGACCGACTTCCGCATCGTACTGGTCCCCGAGGAACTCTCCGTCGTGGAGTCCGAGCGCCTCCTCTCCCGGCTGGAGGGGTTCGGCGTCCCCGTCGGCACCATCGTGGTGAATCGCGTGATGCAGGACCTCTCGGACGTCGTCGACGCCGACGTCGCCGATGCCTACGTGGGCCCGAACCTCGACGACTGTGAGTTCTGCGCCCGGCGGTGGCAGGTCCAGCAAGGGGCGCTCCAGCGCTCCCAGGACCTGTTCCGCGGCCACGACGTCAAGCGCGTGCCGCTACTGGCCGAGGAGGTCCGCGGTGAGAAACTGCTGCGCGTGGTCGCGGCCTGTCTGGACTGA
- a CDS encoding DJ-1/PfpI family protein, with translation MRAESTVGVVVFAGFEELDAVGPYDVLQTAAREGAPIAVELLAVDDADLVTASKGLRVEPDGVLAVADAPDYLVVPGGGWNSRAETGAWAEAERGVLPDRIAACHERGTTVTSVCTGGMLLDRAGLLDGRPAVTHGGALAELREGEATVVDARVVDDGDVLTCGGVTAGIDLALWLVEREWGEDVAAAVSTELEYERTRDVYQRA, from the coding sequence ATGCGTGCAGAATCGACCGTCGGCGTCGTCGTCTTCGCGGGGTTCGAGGAACTCGACGCCGTCGGCCCCTACGACGTGCTCCAGACCGCCGCCCGCGAAGGGGCCCCGATAGCCGTCGAACTGCTCGCCGTCGACGATGCCGACCTGGTCACGGCGAGCAAGGGGCTCCGCGTGGAACCGGACGGCGTGCTCGCCGTGGCGGACGCACCAGACTACCTCGTCGTCCCCGGCGGCGGGTGGAACAGCCGTGCGGAGACCGGCGCCTGGGCCGAGGCGGAGCGTGGCGTCCTGCCGGACCGCATCGCCGCGTGCCACGAACGGGGGACGACCGTCACGTCGGTCTGTACCGGCGGGATGCTCCTAGACAGGGCGGGGCTGCTCGACGGTCGACCAGCAGTCACCCACGGCGGCGCACTCGCCGAGCTCCGTGAGGGAGAGGCGACCGTCGTGGACGCCCGCGTCGTCGACGACGGCGACGTGTTGACGTGCGGCGGCGTCACCGCCGGCATCGACCTGGCGCTGTGGCTCGTTGAGCGCGAGTGGGGAGAAGACGTCGCCGCAGCCGTCTCGACCGAACTCGAGTACGAGCGGACACGGGACGTGTATCAACGCGCCTGA